The genomic segment CTCAGCGTTTTGCAGGATGCGCTGGGAGATTTTCTTCGGCGAGATTTTCTCTCCGCTTATTTCACACAGCTTCTCGGTCAGTTCTGTCGGAGTGCCGATAAAGTGCGAAGTGGATTTCATAAATGCAGAGAGAAGAGATTTAATGGCATCGCCCAAAAGCTCCGGCTGCTCTCTGCTGTCCGACACCAACTCCCAGACGTTATCCTCGTTGCGCTCCAGACAGATTTCACGGTACTCGATATCCCGGCCGATGCAGGAGAGCTTTGCTTTGCCGCTGCCGCGCTTATCCTCGATGAGCGTGAAGCTCGAATCGACAGCGCCCTGTACTCCGGTCGTACCCGATATGCGGTTGAACACATCGTCGGCGTTCTCCTTGCGAAGATGATGGATGAGAAGGATGGCAACGCCGTGCTTATCCGCCAGCTTCTTCAGAATAGACAGGTCGCGGTAGTCGTTTGCGTAGGTGTTGTCGTATCCCGAACCTCTGACCATCTGAAGCGTGTCGATAATGATGAGCGTCGTGTCGGGATGCTCTGCGATGAATGTTTCGATGCGTTCCTCCAGACCGCCGCCGATGATGAAAGCGTCGGTGCAGAAGTGGACGCTTGGCGGCGCGTCCTCCATGATTTCAAACAGCCGGTTCTGGATACGGAGCCTGCTGTCCTCAAGGCAGAGGTAGAGTGTCGTACCCTGCCGCGTCGGCATATTCCATACCAGCTTGCCCTTCGCCACCATGACCGACAGCCACAGCGCCAGCCACGACTTACCGACCTTCGGGGAACCGGCGAGGACATGAAGCCCACGCGATATGAGACTGTCCACCACAAACCTCAGCGGCTGGAGCGGCGTGCTCATCAGCGTCGCGCCGTCGATGGTGTCGAAGCTCGGCGTTCCTTTCTTTTTGAAGTCGTTGTCCAATTTGTTTCCTCCTGTTCGTATTGGTTTTGAGAAAAACTGCAACAGAAAAAGCACCCGCTTTTGGCGGATGCTCATCGTGTATTGCGTATTCCTCATACCTGCTTACGACATAAATGAAACAAATTGTTCCTGAGTAGATGAAATATTTTCAAAAAAATATGCCTGGCGAACACATCGTCAGGCACATCATCTATTTATCGCTGTTTTCTAATACCTCTTTGAGCTTCTGCAGCCGTTTGGTGACGGCGCTGTGCGTTTTGTATCCGAGCGCGTCGGCAATCTCCTGTTGGGTCTTGCCGCTCATACGCATTTTGAGAAGCACACGGTCATCCTCGGAGATGCTGTCCCAAAAGTTATCGCCTGTGAGATTGGCGATAACCTCATCCTCGACATTCACAGAATTATCCGCAACCTGCAGGGGAGCGCTTTCACCCTCGTCGTTGACCGCGGACGCCATCTCATTCAGAGAAACAGTTTCTATTTTGGAACGGGTATGATTCCACTTGTTGTCAAAATCTTTCGAGCGGTAGTTGTTAAATTTATCGTGATTGAAATCCTCGTATGCGGCGTCCTCCTGAACGGCTTGCGCCACTTCTTCATAGTTCATGACCTGCATGGCAGTTTTAACAGCGTTGTTCAGAAAATCATCGGCGTGTTGTTCGACGTCAGGGTCATCCATGTAAGACGCCAATATCTCGGCGGCGAGATCCGGCTTTTTGGTGAGGAGCTTCATCACGCCTCCGGCGACGAGGTTTTCCATGCTGTCGCGCATGGCGATGAGTGGATTATCCTTGCCGTAATATGACGAGTCGGACTTCAAGCCCATCTCTCGTGACAGCGGTTCCCATTTCTCGTCCATCAGACCTTTTATGTGTTCAAGCGTTTCCACGCTCCCGGAATCCAGCTTGTCATAGTCCATATCGATATATGTCGCCGCAGAGAAGTCGTTTTCCCTGAAGTACGCGCGAAGCTCATCAAGCGTCGGGACACGGTCAAGGTCAAGCAATGTCTTTTTCTTCTTTTTCACTTAAGCCACCCAGCTTTCGACATATTTTGTAAAATTATATCATGAAAACGCAAATGACGCAAAGCTAAGGTCAAGTCGTTCTAACAGGCATAGCAGTTCGCTCACAGCGTGTCAAATCCGTCGAAGCTGAACAGTTATGATGTAGCGGACAGCTTCAGAGCTATGCTGAGACAATCGAGTAGGAGGTAGGTGATTAGTTCACCCACCGACCTCTCACAACACCTAGCATACCGTTCGGTACTAGGCGTTTCCCTAGTTTACGCTATAACAGATTTGTAATAAGTATTGAAAAACTGAAAACCATCCTTTTCTAACCTTTTGTTTGTTAGAGCAGCACATAGAATTGGGCTACCGGCTATCCGCCAGTACCCTTTTCTTGAATTTGCAAGTATACCTGCATTGGATTTACTGATACCCAGCTTCTCCAGATTCCGGTATCTCGTTCGTACCCTCTTCCAACGTTTCCAGAACACCATGCGGATTCGTTTCCTCATCCATTCATCGATGTCCTTTAGCAGCTTTCCCATGTCCGCCAGTTTGTAATAGTTTACCCAGCCCACTATGAATCGCTTTAATCCCTGTTTCCATTTTTCATAACTCGGAACGCTTCTCCTGCTGGTAAGCCCTTTGACTTTCGCCTTCATCTTTTCCTTGGATTTCCTATGCACCCGCATCTGGAATCCTTTCTGATTTTTGTAAAATCCATATCCAAGAAATTTTATATTTCCTGCATAGGATACTACGGTTTTCTCCCGATTCACTTTAAGAAACAGCTTCCTCTCAATGTATGGGATGATATGTTCCAGCGTTTGTCCGGCGCTTGCCTTACTCCTGCAGAGAATCACCATATCGTCCGCATATTATGCGACGTTACTTCCCCAAATCCTTTCAGGTCGGTTTTGTTTTTTATCACCCTTTCAGATATGATTTAATCAGACAATAACCGAAAGGAGACTTAAGGTTATGAAAAGAGTATCTATCCCTAAGTGGGAAAGAGAAGTAACTCAATTGGTTGAAACCTCCAACTCTTCTATCCTTGCTTCAGATAATTTTGAATCCTGCCTTGGGGCATTCTTTAAGCATTTAACTCAAAATACCAGTCTTGCATCCAACACCATCCGGCTTCGATATGTCTGCCTTACTACATTTTGTATATGGCTTAAGGATGCAGAAAACATATCTGATTTTAAGCTGGTGGACAAACCCATGCTTCGTAGATATCTACTGTACTGTAAGGAAACACGAAAACAGCAGGGGAATATGCTAAAATGCTCCAAAGTCGCTATTAAACATTTTTTCACATTCTTGGCAGAATCAAAGATAATCCCTAAAAATCCTGCTCAATCCCTTCAGGTGCCCACCAAAGTTAACGATAAGGTAAGATCCATATTAAACAGCGATGAAATCCTTTCTCTTTTTAAGGCTCCCAGAGATGAACTGGTAAGGATCAAAAACTCAACAAACGGTCAAGTAAACAATCCAAGGCGGATCTTCACTGCTGTAAGGGACATTGCAATCATTTCTGTATTGCTATCCACAGGGATTCGGACCGAGGAGTTATGCATCATTTCCCCTTCGGATCTCAATCTTGCCAAAGGCTCTATCCGTATTCATGGTAAAGGTGATAATCTTTACATAAAGCGATATAGGTCAGTCTACATCGATATTCCGGAGGTTTTGCAAGCCCTCAAGAACTATTTAAAAGTTAGAGTCAGCCACCAATCAAAACATCTCTTTTGTAGTTGGGATAACTTCCCATTAAAATCCGCATCTATCATTCGCATTGTCAAGAAATATGCCGGATTAGCAGGTATTACCCGCAATGTTACCCCGTTGCTCCTTCGGCATACCTTCTGTTCTCATCTTGTTGCCAACGAAGCCGATCCTTTTTCAACCAAGGAATTAATGGGACATAAGAAGTTACTTACCACCTTACACTACTACACCCACCTATCTCGTGACCAGATCAAAGCGCAGATGCTAAAATTTAATCCGTTAAACGAAGAGGAGAGTATTCTATGTTAACTCTGAAAAAATCTATGGATGTTTTCTTTGATCATCTTAAATCTTCCCATTATGCTGAATCTACCCTTAAAAGTTATCATTTTGCCATCTGTAAGGCTTTACCCCATTGGCTTTTCGCATCTTCTCTCTGTTTTGCTATGAAACAGTATCCTGTTACTTCATTCACCCCTCCATCGTACTTGAAAAGCAAAATACCAAAACTCAAAAGATTCATTGATTGGACGGTTTCCAATAGGTCAAAGGTTTCTATTGAAGATGCTCTGTCTGAGTATGAAGCGATATTGATACAAGACGGCCACAGTCAATCATGGATAAAACAATGGAAGTCCCTGGCGTTTTCTTACGGGGAAGCCATGGTTCTTTCATCGAATCTTGAAATCTTTCGGTTCCTGCTTATGCGAATCGTATCAGAAGATATCGTAATATCTTCCAAACAAGCAACCAACAACATCGTACGCTTTGTAAAATTTCTTCATACCCATGGCCTGCTGAAGACGGACCTGCCCTGGGAATATTCTGAAAGCTGGCGACAACAGATCAAGCAAACACTAAAAGATTCTGTCAATGTTTTTGCTTCTCCTTCATCCAGTGGAGAAGAACTTCTCTTGGCTTACTTGAATTTCTGCCATCAGGAAAAGGAACTTACTTTAAAGAGCCTAAACCAGGAGAAAAGATATCTTGCATACTTTCTGAACTGGGCAGAGCCTTTTAATGTTAATGGGTTTAATGCCCCTTTGATCAAGAAATTCATTTCTCATCTTAAAGAGAAAAGACTTTCATGGACTTCCATCCGTCATTATTTCAATACCCTAAAAGGCTTTTCAGAATTCCTTGTAAAGTATAGTATTCTTATGAAGAATCCCACTTGCGAAATCCGCTTGAAAGCCAATGAGCGTTCCCCAAAGGATACCCTGTCACTTGAGGAAAGGAATACCCTTTTATCGATACCAGCCAAGCTGCTCAAGGATAAGGGATTATTGCCTGAAGATAAATCGGCATCGAGCTTTTTTCTGGTCAGAGATGCGTGTATTCTTCATCTGTTTGCCACTACAGGGATACGTCTTTCTGAAATTACCAGTCTGAAACGTTCAAATGTTCATTTAGAGGACAGGACCTTGACCATCAGGGGCAAAGGAAGCCGTTCTTACCTTGAAAAGAATCGGATAGTGTTTTTGAATGACCCTCAAACTTTCAAATGGCTGGTTTGCTACCTCGATATCCGAAGAGATATGACCTGTCCCTGGCTTTTTGTAACCATTGACGGTTTTAAGCTTCTGTCTCCCGGTATCCAAACAATCGTAAGAAAGTATGGAAAAATGGCAGGTATCAAACGCAGCGTATCGCCCAACCTCCTTAGAGCGTCTTTTGCTTCATGGATGATAGAAAAAGGAATCGATCCAGTTGCTTTAAAAGAACTTATGGGCCATGAAAGCATTCGGACTACCTTCGGATATTACGTCTCCCTTAAAGAAGAACACGTGAAAAACACCTGGGCAAGGTGCAATCCCCTTTCCGTAATACTTTCACAAGATGGGAGGAATACTGACAATGAATAATATTCCTGCTGATGTCCAGGATTTCCTCGATGCTCTGGCTATTGAACAAAACTGTTCGTCAAATACCATTACCTCATACCGGCGTAACCTCAAGCAGTTCTTTGACTGGCTTGAATCCAATAATTCGCCAACTTGCATAGATGAGCTCCATCCAATGATTTTGAGAAAGTATATTGCTTATCTAAAGGGGCGTGTAAAGCATATTTCTATCAAGCAAAAGATCGCTACTTTAAAGTCATTCTTTAGATTTCTTAAGGAAAATACTCCCGATATCAACCTCCCCCATATACCCAAACATATCAAGAAGGAAAGGACCCAAATCAAAACTTTGTCTACAACAGAGATTCATACTCTCTTGGATGCTGTATCCAAGCGTAAAAAGGAAATCGAACATACTCTGACTGTCAAATCCAAAAATACCTCCCGTCTGCACAAGCAACTCTTGAATTGCCGACGTGATTTGGTCATCTTAATTCTTTTAGTGGGTACCGGCATGAGAGTAGGTGAACTTACGGCCTTGGATATATCTGATATTGATTTTGGTACAAAAACAATTACTGTACATGGCAAGCGCAATAAACTGCGGGAAGTTTTCTTTGACATACCTTCTATTGAATCAGCCCTTCTTGATTATTTCAATTGGAGAAACACCCTTGATATTGAGCATAATGCCCTCTTTATCAATAGCAAAGACCATTCCCGCATTACTCCTAGAAGTATACAACGCCTTCTTAAACTATATCTCGACATGGCTGGATTACCATCTGAAATCACTCCTCATTCTCTAAGACACAGCTATGCCACCATCTCCATTGAAAAGGGAGCCAATATCAAGGCCATATCCCAGCTCCTTGGCCATTCCCATATAGGAACAACCCTTGAATATTACACCCATATTTCAAAGGAGCATTTACGAGCGGTATACAAACAGTCCCATCCAGACACTCCGAATGATATACCACTTTCTAAAGTAATGGAAAATCGAAAAAGTATCTTAACAAACCTTTAAATTGGCATGAAATTTAGAGTAATTCTGCGACTGTGAAAAGTAACTGTAACCGTCGCATAACGGCATAGCGGACGAAACAGTGTCCTCTTTTTCCTAGCTCATGGTCCAGTTCATTCAGCATGATATTTGCACATAATGGACTCAGGGGTCCCCCCTGTGGTACGCCGATCTCTGTTTCCTCGAACTTTCCGCACCATACCACTCCTGCCTTGAGATATCTATGGATGAGTGAGAGTACTCTCCCATCTTTAATATCCCTTGACAGGATTTCCATGAGTTTGCTCTGGTTGACAGTATCAAAGAACTTCTCCAAGTCCATTTCTACCGCCCACACATACCCTTCTTCCATATAGGTTTTGCACTTCCTGAGCGCGTCGTGGGCGCTCCTTCCCGGTCTGAAACCATAGCTCGTTTCCACGAATTTCGGCTCATATATGGGGGTCAATACCTGTGCAATTGCCTGTTGGATGACTCGGTCTACTGCTGTTGGTATTCCCAGTTTTCTCATCTTCCCATTTTCTTTGGGTATTTCAACCCTCCGTACCGGAGCTGGCCGGTATCTCCCTGCCAGTATGGATTTCCGGATTTCCTCGCCGTTATCTTTTAGATATCGCAGAAGTTCATCCACTCCCATCCCATCGACTCCCCCGGCCCCTTTATTCCGTTTCACACGTTCGTATGCACGGTTCAGGTTTTCCGGACTGACGACTTGCTCCAGTAACCCATTTACTCCTCTGTCGGCGTTGGTGACGTTGTTTTCAGTTATCCTCCTGTTGATAAGCGCTCCACCTTCCTCTTCGTGTTCCGCACTATCCCTCCGGCGGCAGCCATTGCCACAGCAATGTTTTGTGCTTTCTTTTGTCTCAACTTCGGTAACATTCATTGACTCTCACCTCCTAAGGTTCAGCCCTTTCCATGCCCGTCGACTGGCATGGTACTATGGCGTCTGCTGATTTCTCACGACAAATCTTGTTTCAACCGTGGCTCGTAGGGAACTCCCCACGTCCGTGAGACCTCCCCGGGTACTCGCACGTTCTTTCTCTCCATATATCTGTCTTATCTACTGCAATTGGTTCCGTGTAGTTATTGGGTTTTGACTTGTGTTGCAGTCTTACCCTCATTTGCAGCCTGATGAGATTTCTGTTCGTCAGACCGGAGATTTGCCTCTACCTTCCTTCAGATTCCTCGTCGCCGGGGACACCCTTGGTCTTGGCTATATCCTTCCCACTACCGGGCGGATTCGAGACTCACACTCGTTAGAACGTGCGCCCGCCGGGCGCACAACAGAAAAAGGGATGCATCCAGCCAATGATAAGCTGAATGCATCCCTTAATATATTTTGTTACGGGGCTATCGGTTCTCCGTTTGGCTTGTACGGCGGTGGGGTGCTGTTCTTTGTTACCGGTGGCTGAAGCTCGGTGTATATGACGTCGCCTGCCACCTCCGGCTCTGAAGGCGGAGAAGGGGATGAATTTGGTTCAGATTCCGCTCCGCTCATGATTCCGACCTGTTTAGTAATATCGCCTTTGCCGTCAACGGTCGTGCCTCTACCCATTATACCTACCTTGTTTCCGGTGAGCTCGTCTCCGGGATTGCCGACCATCGTGCCGCCGCCCATGACGCCGATTTTGTTACCGTTCTCATACATATCCTCTGCGACTGTGCCGACGTTTTCGCCGCCTTCGTCCTTTAACCAGCCGAACCCAAGGATGTAGACCTGCTTCTCACCGTCTACGACGCGAACATCTCCCATGTGCGGCTCGGAGGATGATGGGGCTGGCTTGACTGGCTGCACCGCCTGCGACTGCGGCGGTTTCTGTGTTTCTTTTTCTGCCGTTATCTCTGTTTCCTCTGTCTCATTTTCAGGAACAGGAGTAACCGCAGAGAGAAGAATTTGCTGCGTTTCCTCCGGGCCTGCCTCCATTTCGGCGTTTACTGCGGTTTTCATCGGTTCGATGGGTACTTTCCCTTCCCCGGCGCTGCGAGGCCACACAGCGGCACACAACGCGGCACAGCCGATAATAACCATTCCGGTGATAATATTCTTCATTTTCATTTGAGCTGCCTCCCTTCAGCAACAGACATATCACAGTCCGGCGGAGATAGCTACTAATATTTTCTAAAATAGTGGAGCCTTGAAAAGCTTTGTTCTTATGCTTCAAATCCGTACTTGACATTTTTTCCCGCCAGAGCTTCAATATCTCACAACGGGAGTTTCCCAGACGAAAAACGTCATAGCAGACTGGTGCGCTTGCAACACACCAGCCCTGCGAAAGGTGATCTGACCACCCCGCGCAACCGTAAACGGCACTATGACGTGATTATTCTATCATGCTTCATGGTGTTTCACAATCTAAAGATACGGCGTATGCGAGGGGTTAGGCGGCGGTGCCGCCCGCCTTTGCGTACGCTTTTTTGTAAGAGCATTCTTGCCCTTGGGAACCTTCCGACTAAATTTGAAAGGTCGGGAGAACATGAACATTTTTGAAAACGAATCCGGTATTCTTGGCAGTGCATCCATGGATAACTCAAAGCAATCATTTAAGGAATTTCTTCATCAGGCATCCGAAATACGCACAGGGCTTGGAAAGCAGAAATATCTGCTGGACAAATACCTCTCGTACTTATTCGAGGCGGCAAACGGGATACTGGCATATGAAGCTGCCACCAAAGGCTTTGAAACTGTAACTACCATGAACAGCCTTTGCGTAGAAATACTCAAAGGTGAAGTTAAAAGCAAGGAGCACCCTTTTTATGAACAGGTCAAGGCATTTATTGACACCCATCCTCTAACGTACCAGGAGAGCTTTACCAGGCTGTCTCTATATGATGCAATGCTCTCAGGCGATTATCTGGAATCTGCATACGAAGAGTATTACATAGACCTTGTTGCTGACATCAGAGCTTTCCTTGATATCATAGACTTGAATGACCTCTACAAAAAAATCTGTGAAGCTCTCGGAGGAGAAAAGGAAATGGAGCATTTAAACCTGCTGTTTTGCCAGCGGTTCCTGATTGTTAAAGCAATGGACATTTTTCTTCAGGGGATGACCAACCAATTACTGTACTCGCTGACCTACCGAGACAGGGAAACGTCTAAGCAAGTATTTCAGTTGTTGCTGGATGAGGCTTTTACCAATAATAGATGATAGGATAAAAGCACGATAAATGTGAACACAGCGGCCTCAGAACATTCCGGCAGGTCGTTGTGTTTTTTCTTTTCTGTGTTAGTACATAGATTATTTTTAGCTAGCTGATAGCTTCATCTTACCCCTCCATGAGTAAATCAATTAGTGGTAGTACAATTTTAAGTGAGTAATGCCCACGAGCTGTAAAGAGCAGCGTAAGACCGTCTAATTGTTGCTTTTTAGCATACTGCACCAGCAACTTCTCCGGTTTTTCCGCATTAGTGTGTGCATTTGGCAGTTGACTTACCATATCGATAAACTGAAGGTATTTCCAATTCTCATTCGTCACAACCGCAGACGGTTTTCGTAACTTGATATGGCAGCCTTCAGGCAGTTTTGCTCCATAACGATTTGTAGTAATTTCGATATCACGGGGAATTAAGGTTGTCAGGCCCAGCT from the Bacillota bacterium genome contains:
- a CDS encoding tyrosine-type recombinase/integrase, yielding MNNIPADVQDFLDALAIEQNCSSNTITSYRRNLKQFFDWLESNNSPTCIDELHPMILRKYIAYLKGRVKHISIKQKIATLKSFFRFLKENTPDINLPHIPKHIKKERTQIKTLSTTEIHTLLDAVSKRKKEIEHTLTVKSKNTSRLHKQLLNCRRDLVILILLVGTGMRVGELTALDISDIDFGTKTITVHGKRNKLREVFFDIPSIESALLDYFNWRNTLDIEHNALFINSKDHSRITPRSIQRLLKLYLDMAGLPSEITPHSLRHSYATISIEKGANIKAISQLLGHSHIGTTLEYYTHISKEHLRAVYKQSHPDTPNDIPLSKVMENRKSILTNL
- a CDS encoding AAA family ATPase, giving the protein MSIRQKRVLFLLQFFSKPIRTGGNKLDNDFKKKGTPSFDTIDGATLMSTPLQPLRFVVDSLISRGLHVLAGSPKVGKSWLALWLSVMVAKGKLVWNMPTRQGTTLYLCLEDSRLRIQNRLFEIMEDAPPSVHFCTDAFIIGGGLEERIETFIAEHPDTTLIIIDTLQMVRGSGYDNTYANDYRDLSILKKLADKHGVAILLIHHLRKENADDVFNRISGTTGVQGAVDSSFTLIEDKRGSGKAKLSCIGRDIEYREICLERNEDNVWELVSDSREQPELLGDAIKSLLSAFMKSTSHFIGTPTELTEKLCEISGEKISPKKISQRILQNAETLRSAGVSFDIRRSNGKRLIELHRADGDDSADKSGAYSDTPNIVPVDPVCGGTDTEALPLGGASKASGYTPVAVSGALPHTPVTKGA
- a CDS encoding group II intron reverse transcriptase/maturase yields the protein MNVTEVETKESTKHCCGNGCRRRDSAEHEEEGGALINRRITENNVTNADRGVNGLLEQVVSPENLNRAYERVKRNKGAGGVDGMGVDELLRYLKDNGEEIRKSILAGRYRPAPVRRVEIPKENGKMRKLGIPTAVDRVIQQAIAQVLTPIYEPKFVETSYGFRPGRSAHDALRKCKTYMEEGYVWAVEMDLEKFFDTVNQSKLMEILSRDIKDGRVLSLIHRYLKAGVVWCGKFEETEIGVPQGGPLSPLCANIMLNELDHELGKRGHCFVRYAVMRRLQLLFTVAELL
- a CDS encoding tyrosine-type recombinase/integrase encodes the protein MLTLKKSMDVFFDHLKSSHYAESTLKSYHFAICKALPHWLFASSLCFAMKQYPVTSFTPPSYLKSKIPKLKRFIDWTVSNRSKVSIEDALSEYEAILIQDGHSQSWIKQWKSLAFSYGEAMVLSSNLEIFRFLLMRIVSEDIVISSKQATNNIVRFVKFLHTHGLLKTDLPWEYSESWRQQIKQTLKDSVNVFASPSSSGEELLLAYLNFCHQEKELTLKSLNQEKRYLAYFLNWAEPFNVNGFNAPLIKKFISHLKEKRLSWTSIRHYFNTLKGFSEFLVKYSILMKNPTCEIRLKANERSPKDTLSLEERNTLLSIPAKLLKDKGLLPEDKSASSFFLVRDACILHLFATTGIRLSEITSLKRSNVHLEDRTLTIRGKGSRSYLEKNRIVFLNDPQTFKWLVCYLDIRRDMTCPWLFVTIDGFKLLSPGIQTIVRKYGKMAGIKRSVSPNLLRASFASWMIEKGIDPVALKELMGHESIRTTFGYYVSLKEEHVKNTWARCNPLSVILSQDGRNTDNE
- a CDS encoding tyrosine-type recombinase/integrase; its protein translation is MKRVSIPKWEREVTQLVETSNSSILASDNFESCLGAFFKHLTQNTSLASNTIRLRYVCLTTFCIWLKDAENISDFKLVDKPMLRRYLLYCKETRKQQGNMLKCSKVAIKHFFTFLAESKIIPKNPAQSLQVPTKVNDKVRSILNSDEILSLFKAPRDELVRIKNSTNGQVNNPRRIFTAVRDIAIISVLLSTGIRTEELCIISPSDLNLAKGSIRIHGKGDNLYIKRYRSVYIDIPEVLQALKNYLKVRVSHQSKHLFCSWDNFPLKSASIIRIVKKYAGLAGITRNVTPLLLRHTFCSHLVANEADPFSTKELMGHKKLLTTLHYYTHLSRDQIKAQMLKFNPLNEEESILC